One window of the Peromyscus maniculatus bairdii isolate BWxNUB_F1_BW_parent chromosome 18, HU_Pman_BW_mat_3.1, whole genome shotgun sequence genome contains the following:
- the LOC102927099 gene encoding olfactory receptor 6C6, producing MKNQSVELDFILLGLTDDPQLQIVVFLFLFLNYMMSLMGNLIIVLLTLLDPRLKTPMYFFLRNFSFLEIIFTTVCIPRFLTTIVTGDKTISYNNCAAQLFFILLLGVTEFYLLAAMSYDRYVAICRPLHYPIIMNSRVCHQLVISSWVTGFLIIFPPLAMGLKLDFCDSRIIDHFMCETSPILQISCTDTHVLEMMSFVLAVVTLVVTLVLVSLSYTFIIKTIMNFPSAQQRTKAFSTCTSHMIVVSITYGSCIFMYIKPSARERVTVSKGVALLYTSIAPLLNPFIYTLRNQQVKEVFWDVLQRLHFSKHSLKS from the coding sequence ATGAAGAATCAATCAGTGGAACTTGACTTCATTCTTTTAGGATTGACAGATGACCCACAATTGCAAATTGtggtttttctgtttctctttctcaatTATATGATGAGCCTGATGGGGAACTTAATCATTGTGCTCCTCACCCTGCTGGACCCTCGCCTCAAGACTCCAATGTACTTCTTTCTCCGTAATTTCTCCTTTTTGGAAATCATATTCACAACAGTGTGTATTCCTAGATTCTTGACAACCATTGTGACTGGAGACAAAACTATTTCTTATAATAATTGTGCAGCTcagttgttttttattcttttgttgggAGTCACAGAATTTTATCTCCTGGCTGCCAtgtcctatgaccgctatgtagcCATCTGCAGACCACTACATTACCCGATCATCATGAACAGCCGAGTGTGCCACCAACTTGTCATCAGCTCCTGGGTGACTGGGTTCTTAATCATCTTCCCCCCATTGGCCATGGGTCTGAAGCTGGATTTCTGTGATTCCAGAATAATTGATCATTTTATGTGTGAAACTTCTCCTATCCTACAGATCTCCTGCACAGACACTCATGTCTTAGAAATGATGTCCTTTGTCTTGGCCGTAGTGACACTTGTAGTCACACTGGTACTAGTGAGTCTCTCTTACACTTTCATCATTAAGACTATTATGAATTtcccttctgcacagcaaagaacCAAAGCATTTTCCACCTGCACTTCTCACATGATTGTTGTTTCCATAACGTATGGCAGTTGCATCTTTATGTATATTAAGCCATCTGCAAGGGAGAGAGTAACCGTGTCCAAAGGTGTAGCTTTGCTGTATACTTCAATCGCTCCTCTTCTGAACCCCTTCATTTATACGCTAAGAAACCAGCAGGTGAAAGAAGTCTTCTGGGATGTATTACAAAGACTGCATTTTTCAAAACACAGTTTAAAATCATGA